The DNA region GAAGCAGGGACACATTGTAGTATTATGTGTATCATTTTGTGTCTTTCGATTCGAAGAAAGGTTATTCAATGTCGCTTCGATATCTTCGCCTCgttttgttgttatttataatttcttgGCAAAACACAAGGGGTATATGACCTTTCTCAACCACTGAACACATAGACGTGCATTCCATTTTACTTCACACCTTATTGTATACCTCGATATCTGATCAGTGGCGCATCTAGGGTAGGGGTGAGATTCCTTTGTATCCTGGGTTGGAACCCCTTTTACAAATGGCTAGATACGCTCCTGCTGATAATTTTTACAAGAGAAACAATACAATCCCAAGATAATAGAATTATTTATGCTAGAAAGGATCGGTTAacagaatgaaattcaaaacaatgTGGCTGTGGCCaatgattgacacattaaattcatccattgactgggacaatttacgtgaacgtttgtctgtaacgaccactgttcacgacgtacctacgatagacatttaaactgtggggtcaccaaaggtttcttaacgcctttaattataaaataattcgaaaaattaatcaggaataacctttatgttttgatttatataattggtataaatcaaaacatcgtgttatttctgattaatttttcgaattactttaataaggtgttgagaacctttggtgacccaatagtttaagtgttttttaaaaagtacatagtgagcagtggtcgttacataaaAACGTTCACTTAAATTGTCCCagccaatggatgaatttaatgtgtcaataaaTCGCCACAGCCACAGCCacgctgttttgaatttcattctaaatgcGTTTAAAATGAGAAACAATGATGGCCTACAACATCTTTCGTAAGAAGCCTTAACTGATGAGAAACATGATCCATgctcaaaatttagttttaactCCCAAATGGTAATCAGTGAATGTTTTTGCTTCACTTGTGGCACTTGCACTTGTATCGAGAACTGGTTATATGGTAGAAACTTTTATTAAGTCTGAGATTGGAATCGTCCATAAATTGGTACATGTCTGATAACAGATAGAACTGTTAAACGTTTGCTGATGTGAATGACAATAAATTTGATGTCTGATTGTGATAATTGTATCGTTATTCCTACGATATGAGGGCAAtaagaagtacaaacaatagttTAGGCACACAAGTATAATTCCAAACAGTTACATCATGTACGTGTACAACGTCATCAGTGTCAGTGCTAATCTATGGAGCGCATCATAAACATATACATATCGTTACATCCCCTTTCTTaagaaaaaatctttaaagttCTTGTTCTCAAAATTTCTTTAAACTGATCTTAACTCGCGATTGTGCCATTTAAAGTATTAATTAACTTTTACTACAGAACATATTTACAGTCCATCACTAGAAACCCTACTTTTATAAGTCCATTATAAATTCACAATATCAAAACCCTAATctaattcaaactaaaaaaaaaaaaatcaaacaggcACATATTTACAAAGTCCATTCAACGCACTACTGTACATACATAGTCCTGAAGATGTTTCGGTCTACTACGAATACGTTCTGAGGTTCTGATAGTTGGTTTTAGTTCTTGGTGTTCAATCACTTTGTCGTCTACTTGATTATCGATGGCGATCGGTTGTGCGTGATTGTCAGTACTATCTGCGGATGTTTGAGTTGGTAGATCTAATTCTGACTGTTCAATCATCGGCTCTTTAGTTAATACCAAATGTCTACGATTTCTCCGATAAGTGCTGCCATCTTCGGTGGTCACATTGTACGATCTTATATTACATTTCTCATCAACCTTTGCTTTTGTCCATTCTTTTCCATTTTTGAACGGTTTAATTCGCACTATATCTCCTTTCGCTAGTTCGGTCTTATCTTTAGCACTACGATTGTAATAGTTACGCTGTTTCTCCTTTTGAATCCTCTTGTTTCCTACAACATCTGTTTGAATGTCTGGCTTCAATAATCTTGACGCCGACGGTAATAGCGTTCTTCCTCTTCTTCCAAACATGCGTTGTGACGGAGAACTATCCAAGCCTTCAGATGGTGTATTTCTCCAATCTAACAATGCTAAATACGGGTCTTTCGCATCCTTATGAGATTTCACCATTAACCTTTTCGCTGTTTTGATAGCGTTTTCAACTTTTCCGTTTGATTGTGGAAATCTCGGTGAACTTGTTGTATGCGTAAATTCATACTGATTTGAGAAATGTCTAAACTCGTGACTGTTGAACGGCGGTCCATTGTCTGAAAATACGCAATCAGGTAGTCCATATCTCGCAAAATGTTTCTTCAAGATTCCAATTACTTCTTTTCCTTTCTTGTTATTTAATCTGTCAATGTCAAAGTAGTCGGAATAGTAATCAATTGTCATCAAATAGTCTTGTTGATTAAACTCAAAGAGATCGCAAGCAATTTTCTCCCATGGTCTTGTACAGAGTTCATGACTGTGCAGACTTTCTTTCTGTTGTTCCATGTTGAATGCATTGCAAATTTcacatgttttaatataactttcAATGTCCGAGTTCATATTCGGCCAATATAAACATTCTCTTGCTCGTCGTAAGCATCCTTGTATTCCTATGTGACTAGAATGTGCTTTTTCTGTCAGATCTGCTCTTGCACTATTCGGCACTACAACCCtatcacttttgaaaatcaatcCATTCTGAATTGTAAGTTCTTCTCGAAACGGAAATACTTCTGTATCTTTATATCTACGGCATCCTTGTTAATCGGCCATCCTTTCTTTATAACTTTCGAAAGAATTTGAAGTTCTTCATCTTCTGCGGTAGCTGATTGTAGTGTTTTACACCTTTCGGCGGTGATCGGTAAGAATTGAATCGCATTCACAGTTTCAACTTCCTTCTCGGTTTCCGATCTTTTATCTTGTCCACTTAGTTCTTTGTTAATGTATGCTCTACTCAATGTATCTGCCATGTACATTTCAATACCTGGTTTgaaaacaacaacatattcaaacttttgtaaGCGTAACAACATTCTTTGTAGTCGTTTCGGAGCGGAAAGCAAAACTTTCTTACATATAATCTCAAGCGGTTTATGATCTG from Mytilus edulis unplaced genomic scaffold, xbMytEdul2.2 SCAFFOLD_1577, whole genome shotgun sequence includes:
- the LOC139508991 gene encoding uncharacterized protein, with translation MEQQKESLHSHELCTRPWEKIACDLFEFNQQDYLMTIDYYSDYFDIDRLNNKKGKEVIGILKKHFARYGLPDCVFSDNGPPFNSHEFRHFSNQYEFTHTTSSPRFPQSNGKVENAIKTAKRLMVKSHKDAKDPYLALLDWRNTPSEGLDSSPSQRMFGRRGRTLLPSASRLLKPDIQTDVVGNKRIQKEKQRNYYNRSAKDKTELAKGDIVRIKPFKNGKEWTKAKVDEKCNIRSYNVTTEDGSTYRRNRRHLVLTKEPMIEQSELDLPTQTSADSTDNHAQPIAIDNQVDDKVIEHQELKPTIRTSERIRSRPKHLQDYVCTVVR